ctggattcatcgaccctcggaaagtaaacgtcgcaatgctcgaccaatatccacaagaaacagaggacaatctcgtccatctcctgaaggcgcagcattacaagacgttcatactgttgccatacaacacagagttagtttaattttactgtcttcctacataccaaatttcattcccgtacgaacttgctaagtgtttcatatgtaatgcatcccacgcacattgcagattccactgggtgcttttactcttcgacctggaggcctgcaccgtcaacgtatatgactcaatggataaaaaaaagtctacgtttgacaaggttttcgaacttatagacaggtaccgtcataagttcctttgttaattaagaaaatcttgttatgttaattgctactacgaatcatagctttaaactccatgtagggcttggtatcggttccgtcatttggtccgcggcaaatggagagaaagacttaggcggaagttcaaatttcctgtgagtacacatgctctacatttatatttctccgattcaaatacatacaagtgtatattaattagatctctcgttgtttgtcatttatttgtagtgcgcaaagcaaaagcagggaactaacttgtgcggctattacgtgtgcgagtattgccactgccttgcaaaccaaatcatcaccacaagagagctcaatGTACGtataaataaattcaaaatttcattacgtagcgatttcttgtttaattactaatcaatttcatacattcatatagtttattcgtatgagggataacctgaccacacacaaggaatttatcgcggcggttcaagaacaactcatgggattcatcaacgaagaaatccttgatcccaagggtgaattctactacgacggaaacacaattcaccggtccttagcttctgagctagcagcgagtactactacgtcgaaatcgtagctagctaggacatataatggattgtaattaatacatgactacatatgtttctatatgcatgtgtacacattttctataatgtaaatatattttggtcatatatatatctatatatatatgcatttgcataacatatatatgtataaatacatatatattatgcatgtatatacatataatataatataatatatatatatgcatatatatatgtatgcatatatatgtattgaaacatatatatgcatggtttatatatatatatatatatatatatatatatatatataaaccatgcagcaacagggccatgtaaaaaaaaaaatgggtcagctcgatctttagtcccggttggtaacaccaaccgggactaaagatcgatctttagtcccggttatttcacccgggactaaagatagcgatctttagtcccggattggtagtcccggtttggaaaccgggactaaagggggttacaaaGTTTCTCCACCGGTTACAAAGTTTCTCCACCGGTGTAGCTGACGCTCGCGTTCCATGTCTTGTAACTGACGTTTGATTTCTTGTTGCTCCAGTTGCTGACGCGAGGGTAACTGACGTTCGATTTCTTGTTGCTCCAGTTGCTGACGCTCGCGTTCCAGTTGCTGCATCTCTTGTAACTGACGTTCGATTTCTTGATGCTCCACTCGCAGGTCGCGTCGTATCAGGCGTTTTCTCTGATCCGGCGGCATATCAAGCTTCAATCGTATGTTCCGAAGACTTTCTCGCCCCTCCTCGAGCTCCTTCTGTAGGCGCCCACGTTccacttcttccttctttttctcttcttctattTGACGCAGGTCCATGCGCAGAGGCGACGCCCGGTAAACGCGGACGCCCTGCCTGCGCATGCTATCATAGAACCTCTCGGGATTCCAGACGGCGACGTAGACGCCGATGGCGTCCACGAAGTCGTCACTCCGGCCGCAGAAGCCGACGATGGACCCCGAGTGCTCCATGGAGACCTCGAACCGCGTCCATCCAGCCTGGTCTTCTAGAAGATTGCCGTATGGTCCGAACGTCCTGTTCCGGTTGCTCCTGAACTGCAACCACCGGATGAGGTGGTTGTCATGGTAGCCGCACATGTGCGTCAACACCTCCCCATGGAAGTCGAGCTCCTCCTGTGTGCGTCCATGCATCAGGTTATTTGTCAGTCAGTGATTAATTAGTACAAAGCATCTCTCTGCAAGCTGTTTGTTTtaattttctcccaaattaaACCGTTCAATCGACGACTGAGTATTTGTCTGTGTTTTTACATAACTAAAACAGTGGAAAAATTAATACAACTCCACGATTAAAGAAGAGTCCCTACTGATTCTATAATACAACTAGTTGATGAGTTCTATTAGATCATGATTAAATGAACTAGTCACCGGTTCACCGCTCATGAAAACCTTTATGAGATTGTCAGAAGCAAGAAGCAGAGGCCTTGGGCTTTAATAAATTGGTCATGATCTGTGCCCATCGTCGTTACCAGGAGTTGTTTTACGATACACGGTACAAGTGACAAGGGGCACTGGTGTGAGTAAAATCCAACCATTCATTTGCGTGGGCATTTCTTTAAATGGTATATTAATTGTAAAATTTACCCACCTTTCCACTGAAGGTAATTAAGTTAATAGTTTCTTTCTCTACAGCTACAGTACTGAACCCTTAGCGCATCATTACTGCAAAACCCTCATAGGTGTCCGTTCATTTAAAACCGGCACATATGAACCTTTCCCTACCTCCACAGGATGAAAAAAGTTACAGAAACGTCACCTTTGGGTAACTATATATGCTGGTTGTAGAGGAAAATCAACACAAATACTATATGTGTcggttttttttagaaaaacttgTACCTATAATTTATAGGTACCGGTTAACTAAAAGCCACCCAGAGAGGGCGACGAATAGGATGACGTCAGATGTTGGTGGCGCCTAATCaattttcaacaaaaaatatttagatTTTGGGTAGACATGGCAGTAATAAATATAAGTTTCTAATAAGATAGAGTAGATCCTATAAGGAGTGGAGAAATTGTTTTCACTTGGAAAATCACTTCCTAAATCCTAAGATCACAAATCTATCAAGTATTGCTTGCTACATACCTCGGGTATTCCATTGTCTCTCTCTCCATGCAGGGTACCTTTCACACGTTTGCCATTGTCGTCGTATTCAAACAACATCGAGCTGACACACCAGGAAGACCCTATACTCATTCGGCGTACTCCGGTGTAACTGCCAGCACTGGCACCATGGCCTCCTTCATCCCAAGCATGGCCTCCAGTTCCACCCCACGGCCCTATCTTCACACGCTGAAGTGTCAAGACCATTAATACGCCTATGAATGTCCCCAAATATGTGTGCCTGCATATGTACTGCTTGATGGTTtggtccatatatatatatcctttcGTGGGAAAGATATCCATACTTCTTGagctttttttatttctttattcAAACATGTGGTAAAGGAAACAACGGCATCTGCTATTTTGAAATATCGGAAATTCCTAGCTATCATCTTCAACTTTGGAGCATTATTGGAGATGCTCTGAGAGAGGCTGAGAATATAGCTATCCTCACCCCATTACCCTATCAAAACTGCGCAGATTGAGTGTGTATACATATCTGCTGGTTCTTAAAAACCATGGTGACAGCCATTATTTAACCCTTTTCCTCATCATCACGATTGACCCCAATTTTTGGCTCTAGCAACGGATTGTAGTTTACTTCAACTAACATGTGATCAGACACCACTATTTTGACATAGTTTTGGGGAAGTGCTTGAGCCAAGTGATAAACATCCAAAAAAGCCAAGTGAtctccatcattttttttcgATAAAAGATCATATATTACCCCGGCTTTTGGAAGAAAGCCCAAACCAAACAGAGTATTCCAGGGTATCAAATATAAGGAACGTGCATATACTTTCTACGAACAGAATTCtatcaaaggacaacatgatgAGTGATAGGCTAGAGAGGATTCCTATGGACGTATTTAGCTAACTTAAATTAAAGGCAAAACTTTATCGAATGCATCAGGAACCAGCCCTCCCTTAGTCTGCCAGGTTGAGTCCAGCCTTGAGCTTTATAATGTACCCGAATATGAAGGGATACAAAGGACGGGCAGGGTTATCACCACCTGTCGTCTACCCTACTTTCCGTGTAGCACACAACAAACGAAGGTAacctctaacctagacaccacacCTACGTTATCGATTACTACTCTAGCCTCGGCCAAGAACTATCTTGTTTATCCAGAGTCTTAGTACTAGAGCATTAAGTATAAATACTAAGCGACGATCCCGCACCGATGAGAATATATCTCACTTAAATAAACTAATTAAATACCATAAGGAAACTTGAATACTTACTTTTTAAAAGAAGCATCCACCGAGGTACAAGCGAGAGAAGAAAGCCAGCAACTCATGCGCTTCTCCGGCACTCTGATGGAAGAATTCTCGGAGAAAACTCCGATATTTGGGACACACCTTCCGGAGCTTTCTCTCACTCTCTTCCTAATCCCACATACTAAAGTAGCTACCATGATATGAAAGTGAGTTGTACTCTACTTTGTTGTGCAATTTGAGAGTGCGAAGACCTTTTCCTTTTGTAGCTCATAATTACAATGCTTTACATCGGTGATAACTGCCGATGAAACCTTCATAACCGCCATTGGGGAGTCATCAAGAGCATACACGTGGAAGCAGATGGTGAGAGGAGCCAAGGTCCGTTCGGGCGACCTTATAGTTCGGCCAACCTTTTGGCCCACCTCTCGGCCTCTCCTTCGGCTGGGAGGTTGCCTGGTGCCCCCCCCCCCTACATGTTATACCTTGGTTAGGCTCAATTGTAGGTAGTTTTGATTGACATGTGAGGCTTCCAATCCATGTAATCATGTCTGATTGTCCGGAGGTTCCTTCTATCACTTGGTGGGTGTGTTTTCTACCGAAAATCAcctgcatacatatatttaccAAAGCTAGTGGAAATGGTTAGTTATAAACCCCTTCCACTAAGTTttgaaattatattttatttcttttatgcAGGAGTTGATGGTAAAAGTTTGCACTTAATGACCGTCAACACTATGACTCGGTGAATAATCATACACATTGAGTGATTCAAGAGAATCAATTGAGGATTAAAGTTATGTTTTtatgagaaaaaggaaaaaacccaTGGCACTCATCAGGAGAAGTGGAGGTAACTTGAATCATGGTCGTTCCATTCGTCAATCACCCAAGATGACACGGTAGACAATTTAAGATTCACAAGTATAGGTATGACTTGAAATAATTATTATACCAGTATCATTACAAAGGGATTCATTGCTCTGATGTAATCAATAATCTTTACTCAGGGACAAGTAAATGCTCAATGTGATGGtgttgttgacggtccttaagtACCAATTCCAACCATCAATTCATGCACAAATGCAAATGAAAGAATACAAAGTAGAATACTAAACTTAGAGGTAGTGCttattactaaccatttccaCAAGTCTTGGTGAATATTTGTACGTGGGTGCATTATGGACGAAAATAACCCGCCATGCGACAAAATACATATCTAGACAATCAGACGtgagtacacggattggaggcccTACATGTCAATCATAATCGCCTACAATTGAGCCCATACAAGGTACAACTTGTAGGGGGCCCACCAGGCAGCCTCCCAGCTGAAGGATTGGCTGGGAGGTGGGCCAATGGGGTTGGCCGAACCCAAGGTATGCTGAACCACCTTTGCCTCCCCTTGCCATCTGCCGACGCGTGGAGCAAGATCCTGAAGCCCCAAAGGTGGTTATGCTTGATTACCGGCAGTTACCGACCTTCCAACCGACTTAAGGAGGCTATAAAAGAAGGAGCTCACTACACTCTAAAATTACACAACAAGTGGAGTGCAACTCACTTACACATTTAGGCTGAGTTCGGGAGTGAGCGTTGGGAACCCTCACTCCCAACATGCAAAACAGAGCGGTGATTAGTGCATAATTTATTAagtattatctaaaataaacttgaaaaatggattaatatgatttttaaaacaactttcctatagatttttttttcaaaatgcacaccgtttagtagtttgggaaacgtgcacgcagaaaacgagagaggtgagttgggaaaaatGGGGGAAGAACACAGTCAAAGGGtgtgttcgggaggaggggttgggaatCCCTCCTCCCTAGCACGGAAAATGAAGCAcgtattattgcatgattaattaagtattagctatttttttaaaaaaagattaacatgattttttaaaacaacttttatatagaaaatttttgcaaaagcaacaccgcttagcagtttgaaaagcgtgcatgcGTGCCCCAAATGTCGGACTTCTCTCCGAAGGAGTGCTAGGGATGTCGACATTCTTCCAAGGAATTCTAGAGGAGTGCCGAAGatgtcagctctctctctctctctctctctctctctctgatctTGTACCTCGTTGGATGCTTCTTTTACATAAGTATTTGTGATCTCCTTTGGAATTAACTTTTCTTATTTAAGTAATTAAGATATATTCTCATCATTCCAGGTTCATCGCTGTACTTAGAGTACCTTAATCTTATGTAAGTGTGACATCGAGATTGGGGTAATAATCAATAGCGTAGACATGGTGTTAAGGCTGGAGTTTACGtttgtttgttgtgtgctcCACGGGTTGTAGAAGTTGATGGCAGGTGGTAACAGCCATATCTGTCCTTTGTAATTCTCCACGTTCGGTACATCATAGAGCTGTAGGCCGGAGTCTCCTTGGAAGATCAGGAGTAAGCCAGTGTTCGAAACAATTTATAGAGTTTTAACTTAACTTAATTAACCCATAGGAATCCGCTCTTTCCTAAGCATCCCaattagttgttgtccttggttgAATCTTGTTCTTAGATTATACACACATGTTCCCTGTGAtttgatacccttggaatactctaaaGTGAAGTGCTACTTCAGTATCCATGTTCTTGCGGATTTATTTAAGACTATAATAAATACCAACAGCGGGCCACTATTATGTTGTCACTAGTCATGCATTGTGCACACATTATTAAAAGATGAGGGGTCTCGACAAGCCATTGCGTGCAATAGGTGATGACATGCCCTCCCAAgcaattagagcaagtttaacagtaGAGCCAAATATTAGCTATAAGATCATATTAGAGTTAGTATGTATAGTAGATGGGCTCTAACTTTGTatttattttcttctcctctctctttctcatgCATATACATTTAGTGcatttattttaatgtatgTGAAGAGTTAGCTCTTAGATAAGAGCTACCATCAGCTCGCAATTGTTGAAGCCCTTACCACTGCCTAGGATCGGGGACTTGGGGTGTGAGGCCCAGAGAGAGGTTAGGAGATGGGAATCGATCGAATGGTTGAAACAGACCAGACCGGGTGGTCTTCACGGGTGGCAGGGTAATCTTGTCTTTTCGAAACATTTCTCTTCTTGTATaggctaaaaataataaaataattgaCAGACCGTCCTTCAGCAGATTACCATATTTTTAGGATGTACTCAGACCGTTCTATATTTTTGTGATGTCTACATGCAAAAACCACAAATTTTCAATGTGTGGTACCAAATTTTGCCAAACAAAAACCCTGGAATGATAATTAACAAGTATGAAGTTTGTTACAATCGTCTCAAACTTATTTGTTATAAAGTTATTGTCAAAGTATGACCAATAATACCATGGAAAATGATTAAAAAAGGACAATTATTGTTATACTGGAGGGAATATAAATTTGTTTGTGCAGTTCATTGATACaaatatgaaaaacaaaaattataatGCCCAGTGGATAGACCTCATGAATGATTTTGCTATATGGTTTATATATGGAAAGTGGCGAATCGCATATTATTAAGGGGCGCGGGCTGGGGCGATGTTGGTGCGGGCCACGTCgcccctttttcctcccgccgtCCGATCAGGCGTGGGCGGCTGGGATTGAGGCGCGCGGTGGAAATTTTGCGAAAAATCCCTCCGATTTATATATAATTCAATATGGGTCCTTAGCAAACAGTTCCTATGAGCCGATGTTTTACGTGAAGGCCCTTGTAGTAGCCGGATATTCCGTGCGTGGGAGAGAAAAAACGCGAATCGGGACCGCGCTGTACAATCTTAAAGTCGAGGGGATTTTTTGCATAATGATCCCCACTAGCCCACCcacccccaaaccctagccgccgccttcCGTCTCGCCTCCTCCCACTCGTCCCCATCCTCTCGCTCtcctgcctccgcctccgcctccccctcgcgccgccgcctccgtcccgcgcgaccacctccgcctccgcctccgcctacgCCTCTGCcttcccctcgcgccgccgcgtccacctcatcgccgccgccgtcgcttcgtCGTCTCCCAGCGCCTCAGCCTCCCCattgcgtcgtcgccgccgctgtcgccccgTCGTCTCCCAGCGCCTCAGCCTCCCCAtcgcatcgtcgccgtcggcgagcgCACCCATCTCCGCCTCCACTagcgtcgtcgcctcgcgccgccactTCCACCTTCGCCTCCCTCCGTCCCTGCCGACCGCCGTCTCTGGCCACCAGCGTCCGGATCTGGCCCCCATGTGGTCGGGGGACGGGGATCTGACATCCCCCGTGCGCCGGGCAGCATCTCCGCCTCCgtcaccaccgtcgtcgtcgccgagcgccgccacttccgccaccgcctcgccccGTTGCTGACGAGCCCGCCGCCCCTGCTGCgtgcttcgccgccgtcgccgacggtcGGTGCTCCACCCTCCGTTGCGGCTGCCATCGAAGAAACGGCGGTGGTGACGGAGCCGGCGCCAAGGAAGGCAGTGGTTGCGTCGAGAAGAGGAGGACCGTACGTCGCCAGGCGGCTCCGGCTTTCTCTAGAGGAGTAGAGTTGCAGAGTGACGTGGAAGCCGGTGGCACACAGGAGCTAGCCGACGAGCTTGACACCGAGCAGCTTGGGCTGGAGAGCAAGATTATGGCCATCAGGAACTTCTTGGAAGGACCCCGACCATGTCCTCCGTGATCCCATTTTTACTTTCTCGCAGAATATGCTCCAAATATGCAACTTTCTTGACATGAACTGTGCATGTTTTTTGTGTTTTGTCTCAGCCCAACCGCCCCAACGACGTGCTGGTGAAATAGTGAGCTTACTGCAAAACCGGCTAAACATGAACATCACCTTCAAGGAGCTGCAGGTAAAGCTTTTTTGTCCTTCTGTTAATTTTATTCCTAAGCACGTTTGCTTTTCTCATCGGGGGTAGGACGGTCCTGCTGCGGCTCAACCTCCACTGGGGCCACATGCTTTGACTGGCCATCATCAGCAGGGTCATCcagcctcctccgccggcgagggcgaccAGCCTGTACTGCAGGCTTGGACCGCCGTAGGGGACTGCGGGCGCCATGGAGGGGCCGTGCTGTCCCTGTGACCAATGGACGATGACAGTTGCGGCTGCCGCGAGTCCACGCCGACTGCGAGGCGGTTAATGTCGATGACATGTTCAGCCTGCGTAGGGATAGCCAGATCGGCAAGGATCAGTTTCATGGTAATTTTTTCTTGCAGCTCCTCCCTGTCAGCATCTTCTTCCTCTAATCTATTCTAGATTTTCAGTGTATCAACATGATTGATTTCGCAGCCAAATATAATCCATTCCTTCCGTCCCACTCCTATTAAAAAGCTTGACCTTTTTACCAACCGATGTCATGTTGTTAGCCACATCCTGTTCTTAGTTTTTCTAATTGTCCATTCTCTCATTGGGTTATGTTAAATATTTTTGAACGGGTTACGAATTTTGCAATATAGTACTAATAAAACACATAACGTCTCTCCTTTTGTGGAGTTGTCTGATTATTATCTAGGATCATTCACTGTTAGGCCTcaacacatttttttaattcctcCATAATGTGAGAGATACTAATGACTGTTCTCAAGCAGTAAAGGAAAACCACATATTTAGATTAGTTAGCCTTCCTTTTCTACTCTTCTCCCGCCATGTATTGTTTAGTTTATAGAGGAGATCAGATGGACATATGCTACCAAGTCTGTCATTtcaagttctaaaaaaaaagtcggATCATTTCAGTGGTAGTTGGGCAAAAATATCTGTTGGCATGCGAGAACTTTTGCCTACTTATTTTAAGAATGTTTTTGAAACCTAATTAGGCTATAACTCATCTATCTTGGAATGTCCTATTTGTTATATTTAGCGTTGTTTTCATTACTCACTGATGAAAAATTTAGGCAGGGGTGCATGGATTCACATGTTTGGAATGAGATCATGAAAGGATAGATGGCATCCCAAGGAactgaagaaaaacaaaaaactgTAGGATCAGCAATAGCAGTTAGAGAGGCTTTCTGGTTTTTTGAAAGGGTATTTTAGAAGTTTACTCAAGCTGAGGTTTTGGATACAGTTAAGCATTTCATAAACCTTTCTGATGTGCTAATACACTCCACATGTAAATATAGAAAGTTACTATAATGGACTTTTCCAATTGTAGCTATAGCTGAGTGCTAATACCATAAATTTGCAGGTACTAATGAATACATAATGAATTGATCTACCCCTCCACTCAAAGCCTCAAATCATGTCGCTCCATACAAGTCGAATGGCCTTGACAAGGCATCAGAGATATCGGTTTGTTCGGATTCTGCTGATCAAAGTTTTAGAGTCGAGGTCTAATATGGTTGATCACAGGGCCAATCTTGTGCAGGTATCACAGAACATGTTTCAGGCATTATCTTATCACATATTCCATATGCTTATATTATCATCCTTTTTTTGGCATAAATGCTTGTACCATATTACCAGTAGACATCTGCTAGCCCACTAGAATCTCTTGATGGAGACGTTAAAACCGCCATGGATGATCATTTAGTTGTCTGTTTCTGCTTCTGCCGACATAAAGAAAATCACAAGTTCACTAAACATCTCCCACCTGTGGTGACTGAGAAATAGGAGCTCAACTGCACCTGCTTCAGGTGGTCGGCTTTCCTCCATGGGACATGGACAGAGCTATCATCCacaatgtagaaaaaaaattaatattagCTGGGTTAGATGAAGGACAAGGCCAACTAAATTTCATTAATATTTTAGGAGAGTGGTTACAAAGATTATTACACCAACAATAGGGTGTCAAAACCGGGTAGAAAAAACAAGGGATCAAAACAGCCGGAATCGGTACTGTCTCTACGGAAATGGCCCTCGGTCAGTTGGTAACAGGCCATATTTATCAATTAAACTATTGTTTATATGTAGCTAAAAAGGACAACGGTCAAAAAGGTACCAATGATATGAAACGACACTCAGTCGGCAGGGAATTTCCGTGGCCATTTTCATCCCTAGAAAAAAACCGACCTACAAGTGTCAAAGCCCTCAAGGAAATTTAAAGGTCATATCATGTAATATGCAACAATGCAACATAACTAaaatgggagggagggagggagggagggggttgTTAAAACCAACTTTTTTACTACAAAAAGGTTTCAAATTTGGATCTGCATATGAAATTTAGTTGACACGAATTTTTTTGACAGGTTTTGTTTGCTCGTTGTGTGATCATTGTTGCAGCAGTACATGCCATCCATCTGATAAATTACCTTGAATGTCTCAATGTTGACCACTTAACATTAGCAATTTGCTTCTTTAGATTCTTATTGCACTCCGAAAATTTCACTATATGCTCAATTCTATTGTTCCTATATCTAAAAGCAGTATCATCTCTAAATGATTATCCACTTAAAGCAGTACCATCTCTAATGCTATTGTTGCTATCTCTAAAATGTTGTGAGTGGAACACTCTGAATTGCTTGTGAGGAGCAGGTAAATGGTTGTTGTAGTTAACCTAAACTGCAACCGTTTTTTAGTGTTTTTATCAATGAATGATTCTCCTATTTTAGTGCCACTAAGGCTAAAGCTATTTGGTAGAGAGCTTGGTAAAAAGACTACTTCCTCCAATCAACAGTATTTGATATTGGGAGTAATAAGTTAATACTCCTGATGTCAAATATTATTGCTAGGAGTGAATTCAAAAAGTTAGTACTCCCTACAATCAATAGTGTTATTGTCAAATATTATTCTCGTGTAATGCATTAGAGATCACAATTCTTTGCTTAGTAGTCATttaccatgattttttttcattttctggcAAAGTTGAAAAATTAAGCGACCATGCTCTTATTTGCAGCAGTTTCATGGATGCAGAGCTATTGGAATTTGCAAACTAAAACATGGACCCCAATGAACGTCACGACTTTAAAAGTATGTCTTGTGCACATGATTTTGCCCTACTCACTTTCTTTTTTTGCAGATATAATTGGCATCGGTTTTCTCGTATCACATTTGATAGATGAATTGTTTGTAGTGTTGGTGCATAATTTGTTATATACATATAGCTTCCATGCATATTGGTAGGATAGAAGGCATTAATATGGACTTTGCCTGTTGTACATGAGCACACTTGAGGCCTAAGTTAGATTTTCAGTCAGCCGGGAGGTCCTTATGCACTATGAGGAATAAACTAGCACACTTGGAGGTATTGAGGTGTTCTTCTACCTGTCCATTTTTGGTTAACATGGATAGCTACTCATGTGGTGTTCAAACTGCCTTGTAGGAATTCTCATAGCTAGATTAAAATTCACAGATATTTTCTATGTTGTCAACTTCTTTTTCTAATGGCAAATCGCAAGTGTTCTACTTCCTGGTGATAAGTATAACCTTGCTTCTTCTTGTTATTAACAATCCTGAAATTGTTCAGTACAATGGTCGTTAATGTATATGATATAACTTTGTGAGAGTGTTTTGGCGATTTTTTATTATGTATGTTTTGGTCTGAGATTGAGAATACATCTTATAAACTGAAATCAAGGCCCACCTTGGCACTAATGGATCTTCATCCTCTGTTTATGTGTAGTATTGTATTTCTGATTTCCTAAAGTGGTCTTGGTGAAGGTTGATGATTTGTATGTTTTCACTATAGTCTCGTTGTTTCTCTGTTTATTGAATTATACTAAGATATGACTCAAATTTAATAGTTGAAATAAGCTTAGGCTTTTAAACCTTTCTTCCATTATGTGTACTGTATGCATTATTAATGTATTAAATTCTTTATAAGATAATATCCATGTTTAGTGACACTTAAAAAAGAATCACGAAGAAATTTAACCCTACTGGATTTTCTCTTATGTATCATGACCAAATAACGAACCATATCCTGTGCCATAAATATATCTTCTGAGAATTAATATACTAAGGATAAAATCTGTCATATAGTATTAATAACCCTCCTCAGAGGACAATTGCATGCCTGCATCTTTTTTTATGTACTTGTTTCTGGGTTTCTTTTATTGCCATGTCCTGTTTGGGTTTCTTTTATTGCCATGTCCTATTTGGGTTTCTTTTGTAATTGTTTGCTCTTGCTATATAGGCTCCACGGTACCGACTGTGACATATTATACCCACAGATGACGATGAAATTTGGTGGAGCTTTTGGTGAAGAAAA
This window of the Oryza sativa Japonica Group chromosome 4, ASM3414082v1 genome carries:
- the LOC4335495 gene encoding uncharacterized protein, with the protein product MVLTLQRVKIGPWGGTGGHAWDEGGHGASAGSYTGVRRMSIGSSWCVSSMLFEYDDNGKRVKGTLHGERDNGIPEEELDFHGEVLTHMCGYHDNHLIRWLQFRSNRNRTFGPYGNLLEDQAGWTRFEVSMEHSGSIVGFCGRSDDFVDAIGVYVAVWNPERFYDSMRRQGVRVYRASPLRMDLRQIEEEKKKEEVERGRLQKELEEGRESLRNIRLKLDMPPDQRKRLIRRDLRVEHQEIERQLQEMQQLERERQQLEQQEIERQLPSRQQLEQQEIKRQLQDMERERQLHRWRNFVTGGETL